The following are from one region of the Serinus canaria isolate serCan28SL12 chromosome 8, serCan2020, whole genome shotgun sequence genome:
- the DDX59 gene encoding probable ATP-dependent RNA helicase DDX59 → MFLPRSVKVKRTADEDKSCTAKKSKLSSGGSSLEVTTEFQDCKSLGTETSASTDNPSELLQQHTEPAAADLGVANTPLAEDSQNTEDDGSLEEPVKSFSKSQRWAEPGEPVCVVCGRYGEYICDQTDEDVCSLECKAKHLLQSQAKEKQLTSDQATDSQAEAHLHNTPYFYKDHSFILGLQEEQVENLKLQLGIAVQGQQIPRPIVEFEHCGFPETLNNNLKNSGYEVPTPIQMQMIPVGLLGRDILASADTGSGKTAAFLLPVIMKVLKETETPSALILAPTRELAIQIESQAKELMAGLPNMRTVLLVGGLPLPPQLHRLRQSVKVIIATPGRLLEILKQSSVQLHGIKIVVVDEVDTMLKMGFQQQVLDILEDISHDHQTILVSATIPVGIEHLANQLLHNFVRITVGEKNLPCSSVRQIILWVEEPSKKKKLFEILNDNKLFKPPVLVFVDCKLGADLLSDAVHKITGLQCTAMHSEKSQVERTDILQGLLQEKYEVIVSTGVLGRGLDLVNVKLVVNFDMPSSMDEYVHQVGRAGRLGHNGTAITFINNNSKKLFWDVVKRVKPTGTILPPQLLNSPYLHDQKRREQQRLKQLHNNLVTGDNIMDIIKKHNKNNSQR, encoded by the exons ATGTTTTTACCACGATCTGTTAAAGTCAAGAGGACTGCTGATGAGGACAAAAGTTGTACAGCTAAGAAAAGTAAACTGTCTTCTGGAGGATCTTCTCTAGAGGTGACCACAGAGTTCCAGGACTGTAAGTCACTTGGAACAGAAACTTCTGCTTCAACAGACAATCCAAGTGAACTTCTACAGCAACACACagaacctgcagctgcagacctTGGTGTTGCTAATACACCATTGGCCGAGGACAGCCAAAATACTGAGGATGATGGCTCTCTGGAAGAACCCGTAAAATCCTTCAGCAAATCCCAGcgctgggcagagcctggagaacctgtgtgtgttgtgtgtggCCGCTACGGGGAGTACATCTGCGATCAAACAGATGAAGATGTTTGTAGTTTGGAATGTAAAGCCAAACACCTTCTACAAAGtcaagcaaaggaaaagcagctaaCTTCTGATCAAGCCACAGATTCTCAAGCAGAAGCTCACCTGCATAATACACCATATTTCTACAAAGATCATTCCTTTATTTTAGGTTTGCAAGAGGAGCAGGTTGAGAACCTTAAACTTCAGCTGGGTATTGCTGTCCAGGGCCAGCAAATTCCAAGACCTATTGTAGAGTTTGAACACTGTGGTTTTCCTGAAACtttaaacaataatttaaagaaTTCTGGCTATGAAGTCCCAACTCCCATCCAAATGCAAATGATCCCTGTTGGACTATTAGGGAGGGATATTCTGGCTAGTGCTGACACGGGCTctggaaaaacagcagctttcctgcttCCTGTTATTATGAAGGTTTTGAAAGAG ACAGAAACTCCATCTGCCCTTATTTTGGCACCAACGAGGGAGTTGGCAATCCAAATAGAGAGCCAGGCGAAGGAGCTGATGGCCGGGTTACCCAACATGAGGACGGTTCTGCTGGTGGGAGGTTTGCCCCTGCCCCCGCAGCTGCACCGCCTCAGGCAGAGTGTGAAG GTGATAATAGCAACACCTGGAAGACTTCTTGAGATTTTAAAGCAAAGTTCTGTTCAACTGCATGGCATAAAAATTGTAGTGGTGGATGAA gtGGATACCATGCTAAAAATGGGTTTCCAGCAGCAAGTGTTGGATATTTTGGAAGACATCTCTCATGATCATCAAACCATACTGGTGTCAGCCACGATTCCAGTGGGCATTGAGCACTTGGCAAATCAGCTTCTGCACAATTTTGTCAGAATAACAGTTGGAGAGAAGAATCTGCCATGTTCCAGTGTTCGCCAAATTATCTTGTGGGTAGAAGAaccatctaaaaaaaaaaagctgtttgaaaTACTAAAT GATAACAAGCTCTTCAAGCCTCCAGTGTTGGTGTTCGTGGACTGTAAACTAGGAGCAGATCTCTTGAGTGATGCTGTTCATAAGATTACAGGATTGCAGTGCACAGCTATGCATTCTGAAAAGTCTCAAGTGGAAAGAACAGACATATTACAG GGATTACTTCAAGAGAAGTATGAAGTTATAGTAAGTACTGGAGTCCTTGGACGAGGGCTTGACCTTGTCAATGTCAAACTGGTGGTGAATTTTGATATGCCTTCAAGTATGGATGAATATGTACAtcag GTTGGAAGAGCAGGGAGATTGGGTCACAATGGAACTGCAATTACTTTTATCAATAACAACAGCAAGAAGCTCTTTTGGGATGTTGTGAAGAGAGTGAAACCCACAGGCACCATTCTTCCCCCACAACTGCTTAATTCCCCATATCTGCATGACCAGAAGAGAAGGGAACAACAGAGACTTAAACAGTTACATAATAACCTTGTAACAGGAGATAATATTATGGACATtattaaaaaacacaacaaaaataattctcagCGGTAA